The region ctcgatattagccctttgtcagatgagtagattgcaaaaattatctcccattctgtaggttgcctgttcactctgatggtagtttcttttgctgtgcataagctctttagtttaattagatcccatttgtccattttggcttttgttgccattgcttttggtgttttagacatgaagtccttgcccatgcctatgtcctgaatggtattgcctaggttttcttctagggtttttgtggttttaggtctaaacttcaagtctttaatccatcgtgaattaatttttgtataaggtgtaaggaagggatccagtttcagctttctacatatggctagccagttttcccagcaccatttattaaatagggaatcctttccccattgcttgtttttgtcaggtttgtcaaagatcagatgtttgtagatgtgtggttttatttctgagggctctgttctgttccattggtctatatctctgttttggtaccagtaccatgctgttttaaaccaggaagaagttgaattcctgaatagaccaataacagtctctgaaattgaggcaataattaatagcctaccaaccaaaaaaagtccaggaccagacggattcacagccgaattctaccaaaggtacaaggaggagctggtaccattccttctgaaactattccaatcaatagaaaaagacagaatcctccctaactcattttatgaggccagcatcatcctgataccaaagcctggcagagacacaacaaaaaaagagaattttagacaaatatccctgatgaacatcgatgcaaaaatcctcaataaaatcctggcaaactgaatccagcagcacatcaaaaagcttatccaccataatcaagtgggcttcatccctgggatgcaaggctggttcaacatactcaaatcaataaaatttaatttttgtatttttaatagacacagcatttccccatgttagccgggctggtcctgaactcctgacctcagttgatctgtggcctcagcctccccaagtgctgggatgacaggtgtgaaccatcgtgCCTGACCACATTCCCCTCTTTTCTAATAACTGCCCCCCATCATGCCACTTCATCCCTGGTCCAGTTCATGGGCTGACCCACCCCAAAACTCCATGAGAACATGACCCACCTGGGCCAATCAGTGTCTTCCTTGGCACTTTTGCTAGAACTATAGGGAAAGATAAATTTGTTTTCCTCTGGGATTGTTCAATTTGTAGGATATAAAGCTGGAGCTACCTGATACCACCATGTAGAGAAAGAATCCTAAGAATGAAGGCACAGAGAGAGACAACTCAGAAATGGTGAGGTCCAGCCCTAATTATATAACCTCAGCCCCTGAACCTAGATATGTCAGAAACCATAGGTTTCTTGGTTAACTTAACCATGTTAAGCATGAGTCATTGATACTCTCAACCTTCCACCCTTTCTGCCTCAGTTTATTTGGCTTAAGCCAGTTTGAGTTTAGTCTCTATCACTTGGTACCAAAAGAGTCATGAATGAGCTCTTCCTTTCTCCGCCATCGTGGTGTGTGCTTGACTCCGCTTCTCACCGTGTCTTCTCACAAGACTTTCAGGATTAAGTGATTCCTGgctaagaaacaaaagcaaaatcgtCCCATTCCCCAGTGGATTCAGATGAAAACTGGTAATAAAATCAGGTACAACTCCAAAAGGAGACACTGGAGAAGAACCAGGCTGGGTCTATAAGGAATTGCACATGAGATGGCACACATATTTATGCTGTCTGAAGGTCACAATCACATTACCATATCAAGCTAAAAATGTCACCACTGTCTGGAGAGTTGGATGTTTTATtgggaatatattttttctctctgtatctGTTATGAACGTGTCGGTTGGCTGGGTTGAGTAATAAATATGTGAgacctttcatttaaaaaaagaataatgaatgaaacattctatgttttatttttttaaattaatttatttttgagacagggtctcactcctgtcgCTGAGGCTGCAGtataatggtgcgatcttggctcactgcagtctctacttcctgggttcaagtgaccctcccacatcagcctcccaagtagctggggctacaagcacacaccaccacacccagttaattttttgtatttttagtagagaaggagtttcaccaagCTAtgcagcctggtctcgaacttctgagctcaagtgatgagcctgcctcggcctcccaaagtgctgggattacagtcgtgagcccactgtgcccagcctacattctatatttttatactcACTTTGAAATTCACATGTATTAACGGAgaacattgattttatatttttgtaaaggcaatcttgttttttttgagacagagtcttgctcagtcgcctgggcagtggcacaatcttggctcactgcaagctctgcctcccgggttcacaccattctcttgcctcagcctcccgagtagctgaaggCAATCttgttttaaagagagaaaaatttgggccagacacagtggctcatgcctgtaatcccaacactttgagagactgaggcaggaggattagttgagcccaggagtttgagaccagccagggcaacatagtgagatccccgtctctgcaaaacaaaccaaaactagctaggcatggtggtgcatgcctgtagtcccagcttctcaggaggctgaggcaggaggattgcttgagccttggagtcTGAGGCTGTAGGTGAGCcgtgattgccccactgcactccagcctgggctacagagcaagacactgtcccccaccccagaaacagaagatgaaagaaaaatttgaCACAAATTTTCACCTTAACAATTTTagaaacagttttttttcttttcttttcttttttttttttgacagggtctcattctgtcacccaggctggagtgcagtggcatgcttacggcttactgcagcctcaaccttccgggctcacaccatcctcccacctcagcttcccaggtagctgggactataaacatgcgccatcatgcctggctaatttttgtatttttagtagagacgagggtttcactatgtttcccaggctggtcttgaactcctgggctcaagtgatcctcccagctcagcctcccagagtgctcagattataggcatgagccaccatgcccagccaattttttcttttgtgagtcATTAAGCTATGTGAAACTTAGTGGATAGAAACTGTAAAACAGTCCAAATGTGTTTAACCTCCATGGTTATCCACTGGGGAATATGGATCAATAGAGACAAGAGGACTGCTCTTGTTTCTCAAAATCTATTTACCTTTCAGTGCCTAACGTAAACACATTCCAATAAAATTAACAACTGTTAATTGGAATTCATTCTAGTTGTAggggaaaggaaatatttaaatccttttcagattttgtttttgtttttgtttttttcttttttcttttttttttttgagatggagtttcactcttgttgcccacactggagtgcagtggcgcaatcttggctcattgcaacctccacctcccgggttcaagcgattctcctgcttcagcctcccaagtagctgggattacaggtgcacgccacatgcccaactaattttttttctttttttttaagtagaaacggagtttcaccctgttggccaggctggtctcgaactcttgacctcaggtgattcgcccacctcagcctcccaaagtgttaggattacagatgtgagccaccaggcctggctcttttcagattaaagaaaaaaattatcttcgtATCTTGACCATGCTGCCTTCAAACCAgttttcataaaaaagaaaaatcaaggcgaGAGCAATATTAGATTTATGTCTGACAGCATTAAAAAGCTGCAAGCACAAGAGGATagagaatacattttctttttaagtatctAGGGAACATACATGAACACTGATAATCTATTAGGccagaaagaaaatatcaatttCAAAAGGTAGAAATACTACAGACATTTTCTGAATACAGTATGATAAAGCTAGAAATTAATGATCGAATCAGAAAAAATTCCCCTTGTCCTGGAGATTAAGAAATTGTCTTAAATGATGCTCGAGTCAAAGGGGGAAATAAGAACCAATGCTGAACTTCTAAGATGGAATTAAAGCATTAGGACAATTGCTAGTATCTATGCTGTGATTGTGTGAATTAGAAAAGGTGTTCCTTTTTCAAGTAAAAACAGAGACCAACCCTCTGTATCTGTGAGTAGTCAGTGACGATGGCCTGGAGCCCAGGTGGCTGAAAGATGAGCATGAGGCTCTGGGGAATTAGAGCCAAAGTGAGTTGGTaactggagaagaaagaaaacatataaatttCTCTTCTCTAGGGGAAAAACCTGCGTATGAGTTTTCCCTTAAGATTGGAAGCAAATTTCTATTAAAGTGCTTGCTAGCAAGATTTTGAAGGCCAAGAAAAAGTCATACgcaagaaatgttttctttgagtTCTATATTCTCAAGACCTGACTCCTaagaacaaaaagacaagaaagcaGCTTATTAAAATGCAAGAAGTTTAATAAACTTGTTACTTTCTATAACCCACTATAGAATTTACCTGTTTCaaatgctttttactttttactttttaattttttttttttgaggcattgtcttgttctgtcacccaggctggagtgcactggggcaatctcagctcactgcaacctcccccttctgggttcaagcaagtctcatgcctcagccttctgagtagctgggattacaggtgtgtgctgccatgctcagctaatttttgcatttttagtagagatggggtttcatcatgttgcccaggctgatcctgaactcctggcctcaagtgatctgcccaccttagcctcccaaagtgctgggattacaggcatgagccactgcacctggccaattttttaattttttgagataggatctcactgtgttgcccaaacAGGAGTGCACTAAgtagcacagtcatggctcactgcagcctcaacctcccaggctcaagtgatcctctcccctcagcctcccaagtagctgggaccacaggcacacactaccatgccctgcGAATCAAACACTTTACAAATATAACTGTGTCATTTTAATAAGTTACTGTGTAGAGTGTGGAAATCTTAGAGGATCAAtaaaagagccaaaaaaaaaaaatccccaaataagTTACTGTGAAAAGTAATGTCAAAGTTTTCTATCACCTGATGTAAATGATTTGCGAGTAAGCTTGCCAAGCCTGTCTTAAAGGATACCTATATTCAAAGCCAAGAAAAGTCCCAGTTTGTAATTgtgttgctattataaataaccaTTCAGATAGTCCCTTCTTGGAGCAGTAGAATATTTTTGAATGGAGGGACTCCTGACATTACTTTCCTAAAATCACAAAAGGCTGTCACtctcagggttttgttttgtgtggatAACTTTCTCTTACAGTCACATCTCTCCTAGAGTGGGAGCAATAAAGCCTCTAGGTGCCATGAAAGGATGGGGACCTCACCAGAGAGGACTGGTCTCAGCAATGCCCTTAAGTGGTCAAAACATGCTGCGGTTGAGGTCAGGATTGTGAGGGGATAGAGGTGACATAGGGAAGTAACTGAGTGCATTTAGACTGAGATGAATAGCAACCTAGAAATTAAGGAGGGGAAGAGCTGTTGTAGAGCTCTTTCTAGCATGAGGAGTAGGGGTAGCTCAAGGTTGATTTTGATGCAGGAGTCACTGGGCAGGAATTTAAGAGGCTTCCATTGTGACACAAAGGAGACAGACACTATGGATAGGCCACAATGGTGCAGTGACAAAATAAAGACCTGGTTGCTAGGGCCAGAGAATAAACACCGGGTGCCTAGAGGAGAAGAGATGGAGCCCCAGCCCTGGTCCCCTTTCCCACCCTTCCTCCCCACAAGGCTGTCTGAGATGCCACCTTCCACCTAAACATCATCTCCCAAATTTTAATCCTTAACTTTGGTCTCTGACTTCTGTTTGATTCCACAGTCTCCACCCACATTTGCACAAAGGACCATCACCTGTCCTTCCTGGAATCTCTAAAGTTTTCTGCTTTCCTTCTGCTGATGGCCAGCTCTGCTAAGTCAGCTGAGATGCCCACCATCTCCAAAACCCTTAACCCTACTCCTGATCCTCATCAAGAATATCTGGACCCTAGGATTACCATTACCTTATTCGAAATTGGATCACTTTCCCCTTCCTCCTGGGGCTCTCTCCCTTCCCTAAAGAATAGCAGCCATCAAGTTACAGAAAAACAGACTGCACAGAAGTTTAACAAtctcttgaaagaaattaaagatattcttaaaaatatggCAGGTTTTGAAGAGAAGATCACAGAAGCAAAAGAACTTTTTGAGGAAACCAATATTCCTGAGGATGTGTCAGCccacaaagaaaatatcagagGACTTGACAAAATCAATGAAATGTTATCAACAAACCTGCCTGTTAGTTTAGCcccagagaaagaagagaatgaaaGGAAACAGGAGATGATATTGGAAACCAATATTCCTGAGGATGTGTCAGCccacaaagaaaatatcagagGACTTGACAAAATCAATGAAATGTTATCAACAAACCTGCCTGTTAGTTTAGCCCCAGAGAAAGaagacaatgaaaagaaacaggagaTGATAATGGAAAACCAGAACTCTGAGAACACAGTACAAGTTTTTGCAAGAGATTTGGTAAATcgtttagaagaaagaaaagtcctTAATGAAACTCAACAAAGTcaggaaaaagcaaaaaacagactTAATGTTCAAGAAGAAACTATGAAAATTAGGAACAACATGGAGCAGTTACTACAGGAAGCAGAACACTGGAGTAAACAACATACTGAGCTCAGTAAACTGATAAAATCCTATCAGAAATCTCAGAAAGACATAAGTGAAACTCTTGGAAATAATGGAGTCGATTTCCAAACCCAGCCAAATAATGAAGTGTCAGCTAAGCATGAGCTGGAGGAACAGGTAAAGAAACTGAGCCATGACACCTATTCATTGCAGTTGATGGCAGCTTTGCTAGAGAATGAATGCCAAATCTTACAGCAGAGAGTAGAGATTCTCAAGGAACTCCATTATCAGAAACAGGGAACTCTGCAAGAGAAGCCAATTCAGATAAACTATAAACAGGACAAGAAAAATCAGAAGCCATCAgaagcaaagaaaatagaaatgtataAGCAGAACAAGCAAGAAATGAAGGGTACATTTCGGAAAAAAGACAGATCCTGTAGAAGCCTGGATGTTTGTCTTAATAAGAAAGCTTGCAATACCCAGTTCAATATTCATGTTGCAAGAAAAGCTCTTAGGAGAAAAATGAGGTCAGCTAGCAGC is a window of Pongo pygmaeus isolate AG05252 chromosome 4, NHGRI_mPonPyg2-v2.0_pri, whole genome shotgun sequence DNA encoding:
- the SPZ1 gene encoding spermatogenic leucine zipper protein 1, whose amino-acid sequence is MASSAKSAEMPTISKTLNPTPDPHQEYLDPRITITLFEIGSLSPSSWGSLPSLKNSSHQVTEKQTAQKFNNLLKEIKDILKNMAGFEEKITEAKELFEETNIPEDVSAHKENIRGLDKINEMLSTNLPVSLAPEKEENERKQEMILETNIPEDVSAHKENIRGLDKINEMLSTNLPVSLAPEKEDNEKKQEMIMENQNSENTVQVFARDLVNRLEERKVLNETQQSQEKAKNRLNVQEETMKIRNNMEQLLQEAEHWSKQHTELSKLIKSYQKSQKDISETLGNNGVDFQTQPNNEVSAKHELEEQVKKLSHDTYSLQLMAALLENECQILQQRVEILKELHYQKQGTLQEKPIQINYKQDKKNQKPSEAKKIEMYKQNKQEMKGTFRKKDRSCRSLDVCLNKKACNTQFNIHVARKALRRKMRSASSLR